Proteins co-encoded in one Candidatus Nomurabacteria bacterium genomic window:
- a CDS encoding ATP-dependent Clp protease ATP-binding subunit has translation MNTLDDSINQYAPAIRLTKLFDRSTLSLLRIGSFTGAALCGGGALASSYFLGGEYYNQLLGMSLLFGAVWLEQMLTYGYHNSYYFQGLNSLIGLDEEPIAGATYDVAEAVLKYRDDVTLAFCMSNLGSLVLLRAGVSLETVAEFIRGSRQKISANMVMLPEKEIFSLIGLGKHLLAHDVGFRDMIKNAGITEETFHGALRWMIGAYHQEKRVKRWWSKDNLSRTTGIGREWAYGTAYLLQKFSRDIRTSAVFSTLAVNTPFAEEKVSEIEHSLARAKASNVLLIGEAGVGKIDLVMEVSKRMATGKSLDAIAGKQIVVLDTGMIFAVHSEKQDLELTLIKMFDEALVAGNTIIVIENISNFIREAEALGVFIPELLDEYLASPLLQFIATETPGNYHLHLERLGAFSRRFAEVLIDTPDLTATTRVLQNVALYNENKYKVMFTYAGLHSVTTAADRFIVEGAMPDKAIELLIDVATKAQQDGVQIITEDFVHQVVSEKTGAPTGAIGDTERDLLLHLEDRLHQQVIGQQAALNAIARTMRRARAGIQSADKPVGSFLFLGPTGVGKTETAKALAKVFFGGEDKLQRLDMSEYSGADALERLIGNGEEPGVLPNMLREHPYCVLLVDEFEKATRPVHDLFLQILDEGMFTDARGTKVNARNTIVIATSNAGSSLILRTVQQRQAVNTLAQEIIDHIVKEGIYRPELINRFDNTIIFEPLTIEEQTDVATLMLSGLYERIKDRGYDLQVGEELLEVLVQKGYSPEFGARPMQRVLQDLVEEKVAQKIIAGQVQKGGTISLTKADFSEAELSIG, from the coding sequence ATGAATACGCTTGACGATAGCATCAACCAATACGCACCGGCCATTCGACTCACCAAACTATTTGACCGATCGACGCTGTCACTTCTACGCATCGGAAGTTTTACAGGAGCAGCACTTTGTGGCGGTGGCGCACTAGCGAGCTCATATTTTTTAGGTGGAGAGTACTACAACCAACTCCTTGGTATGTCGCTACTATTTGGTGCTGTTTGGCTCGAGCAAATGCTGACGTATGGTTATCATAACAGCTACTATTTTCAAGGACTAAATTCTCTCATTGGACTGGATGAAGAACCTATCGCGGGAGCAACCTACGATGTGGCTGAAGCCGTACTGAAGTATCGAGATGACGTAACGTTAGCTTTTTGTATGAGCAATCTCGGTTCATTGGTTCTGTTACGTGCGGGTGTCTCGCTTGAAACAGTCGCTGAATTTATTCGCGGCTCTCGACAAAAAATCAGCGCCAATATGGTCATGTTGCCTGAAAAAGAAATTTTTAGTTTGATTGGACTTGGAAAACACCTGCTTGCGCACGATGTTGGCTTTCGTGACATGATCAAGAACGCAGGCATTACCGAAGAAACATTCCATGGTGCACTTCGTTGGATGATTGGAGCATATCATCAAGAAAAACGAGTTAAACGTTGGTGGAGCAAGGACAACCTTTCACGGACTACAGGCATCGGGCGAGAGTGGGCATACGGCACCGCATACTTACTGCAAAAATTTTCCCGAGACATTCGCACTAGTGCTGTTTTTTCTACCTTGGCAGTCAACACACCGTTTGCTGAAGAAAAAGTAAGTGAGATAGAACACTCACTCGCTCGCGCCAAAGCATCAAACGTTTTGCTTATTGGCGAAGCCGGAGTCGGTAAAATTGACCTAGTAATGGAAGTTTCCAAGCGCATGGCTACAGGAAAGTCGCTTGATGCAATTGCTGGCAAACAGATCGTTGTGCTCGACACTGGGATGATTTTTGCAGTTCATAGCGAAAAGCAAGACTTAGAACTAACCCTCATTAAAATGTTTGACGAGGCACTCGTAGCCGGAAACACCATCATTGTTATTGAAAATATCAGCAACTTTATTCGTGAAGCAGAAGCGCTGGGGGTTTTTATTCCAGAACTACTTGATGAATATCTAGCGTCACCACTCTTGCAGTTCATCGCCACCGAGACACCTGGTAATTACCACCTACACCTCGAACGACTAGGTGCCTTCTCACGACGGTTTGCCGAAGTACTCATTGATACTCCCGACCTGACTGCCACCACTCGCGTATTACAAAATGTCGCCCTCTACAACGAGAATAAGTATAAAGTGATGTTCACCTATGCTGGACTGCACTCAGTAACGACCGCGGCCGATAGATTTATTGTCGAGGGAGCGATGCCGGACAAAGCAATTGAGCTTTTAATCGACGTAGCCACGAAAGCCCAGCAAGATGGCGTACAAATTATTACCGAGGATTTTGTGCATCAAGTCGTGAGCGAAAAAACAGGCGCACCCACTGGCGCCATTGGTGATACTGAGCGAGACCTCCTCCTTCATCTTGAAGACCGTTTACACCAGCAAGTTATCGGGCAACAAGCCGCACTAAACGCTATCGCGCGTACCATGCGCCGTGCGCGAGCCGGTATACAGTCAGCCGATAAGCCCGTTGGCTCGTTCTTATTCCTAGGGCCAACTGGAGTCGGCAAGACAGAAACAGCCAAAGCTCTCGCAAAGGTTTTCTTCGGGGGGGAAGACAAATTACAGCGACTGGATATGTCTGAATACAGTGGTGCTGACGCACTAGAACGACTTATCGGCAACGGAGAGGAGCCTGGAGTCCTCCCCAACATGCTTCGAGAACACCCATACTGCGTACTACTCGTTGATGAGTTTGAAAAAGCAACTAGGCCAGTCCACGATTTATTTCTCCAGATTCTCGATGAAGGAATGTTTACCGACGCACGAGGTACTAAGGTTAACGCACGAAATACCATTGTAATCGCCACCTCAAATGCTGGTAGCAGTTTGATTTTACGAACCGTACAACAGCGTCAAGCGGTCAATACGCTCGCGCAAGAAATTATTGATCATATTGTCAAAGAAGGTATCTACCGACCTGAGCTCATCAACCGGTTCGACAACACCATCATCTTTGAACCCCTCACCATTGAAGAACAAACTGATGTCGCCACACTCATGCTCAGTGGTTTGTATGAACGAATTAAAGACCGGGGGTACGATCTCCAGGTGGGGGAGGAACTGCTCGAAGTGTTGGTACAAAAAGGATACAGTCCTGAGTTTGGTGCCAGACCAATGCAACGCGTACTGCAAGACTTGGTGGAAGAAAAAGTGGCACAAAAAATTATTGCGGGACAGGTCCAGAAGGGTGGCACCATCTCGCTCACAAAAGCTGATTTTAGTGAAGCTGAGCTATCCATCGGTTAA
- a CDS encoding cold shock domain-containing protein codes for MKGSVVRKRTEGYGFIKPEAGEKDVFFHASAVVDVTFDELNEGDAVTFDVEEGPKGPAATNVRKAA; via the coding sequence ATGAAGGGTTCAGTTGTACGCAAGCGCACAGAAGGTTACGGGTTCATCAAGCCAGAAGCGGGTGAGAAGGATGTTTTCTTTCACGCTTCAGCGGTAGTAGACGTAACTTTCGACGAGCTTAACGAAGGTGACGCTGTTACATTCGATGTTGAAGAAGGTCCTAAGGGTCCTGCTGCGACAAACGTACGAAAGGCTGCGTAA